TGACGGTGGCGGTGGCGAGTTCCTGCGCCTTCATGAGCCCGGTGGGACACCCGGTGAACCTGCTGGTGATGGGTTTCGGAGGGTACCGGTTCGTCGATTTCATCAAGGCCGGATTCCCGCTGTTCATCCTGGTCATGGCGGTGGTGCTGACCGTGCTCCCGCTCGTCTGGCAGCTCGCGCCGGCAGGCTGAAATCTGACGCGTCGACGGAGCCTGCGGACGGCCGGGTCCAGGCTCTACCGGGGCTGGCGTTTCTGCTATCTTGCAGGGTGGCGGGAGAGCAGGGATCGACCATCGCCGCAGCAGGGAGTGCTTCGACTTCGACGAGGACGGGGACTGCCCCGGGAGCAACGACCTGGCGCTCAACGCCCCGAGCCACAAGGGCTCCGTGGGGTTCGCGTTCACCGACCGCGCCCGAGGGTTCGTGCTCGACGGGCGCTGGCGCTTCACCGATGGTTTCGACATGAGGTCGGGCGTGTTTGCCGGTGCCGTGGACGCCTACCACGTCCTGGATCTGACGACCGGCTATCAGCTTCCCTTCCAGCCGAACGCACGCCTGGA
This portion of the Candidatus Palauibacter australiensis genome encodes:
- a CDS encoding TonB-dependent receptor produces the protein MQGGGRAGIDHRRSRECFDFDEDGDCPGSNDLALNAPSHKGSVGFAFTDRARGFVLDGRWRFTDGFDMRSGVFAGAVDAYHVLDLTTGYQLPFQPNARLELTVYNLLNNVHREFVGAPELGRLAL